A part of Terriglobia bacterium genomic DNA contains:
- a CDS encoding MFS transporter, with protein MIVLIMLGSVLNYLTRNTLSVAQVQLKDTLHISEAQYSWITGAFQIMIMLQPICGYVLDVVGLRIGFAIFATAWSLINMAHGLAGSWKGLAFLRGLMGFAEGSANPAGMKATAEWFPAQERGFAGGIYNIGASAGSMLAGPLVVFAVVFLNWQSAFVISGGLGLVWVCLWLLLYHSPSRHRWLSEKERDYIVRGQEKALNEGGRPSIWEILRQRNFWGIAIPRFLADPTWGTLSFWLPLYLASERHWELKKIALFSWLPFLAADFGCIFGGLVAATLQKYMGVSLINARRLAFSVGVVLMVSVAFAGRVNDPYVAIMLFSLAGFAHQTLSVTVITMSSDLFRRSEVATVAGMAGTMGNAGVLIFTLTVGALVTRIGYSPFFVCLSILDIIGAIVLWTVVRERKTT; from the coding sequence ATGATCGTCCTGATCATGCTGGGATCGGTATTGAACTATCTGACGCGCAACACGCTGTCGGTGGCCCAGGTGCAACTCAAAGATACGCTGCACATCTCGGAAGCGCAGTATTCGTGGATCACGGGTGCGTTTCAGATCATGATCATGCTGCAGCCGATCTGCGGCTATGTTCTGGACGTGGTGGGGCTCAGGATCGGATTTGCGATCTTCGCCACGGCATGGTCCTTGATCAACATGGCGCATGGGCTGGCGGGGTCTTGGAAGGGGCTGGCGTTCCTGCGCGGGCTGATGGGCTTTGCGGAGGGATCGGCAAATCCCGCGGGGATGAAGGCGACGGCGGAGTGGTTTCCCGCGCAAGAACGGGGGTTTGCGGGAGGAATTTACAATATTGGGGCTTCGGCGGGGTCGATGCTGGCGGGGCCGCTGGTGGTCTTTGCGGTCGTTTTCCTGAACTGGCAAAGCGCGTTTGTGATCAGCGGCGGGCTGGGTCTGGTGTGGGTGTGTTTGTGGCTGCTGCTCTATCACTCGCCCTCGCGACATCGGTGGCTGTCGGAGAAAGAGCGGGACTACATCGTAAGGGGACAGGAAAAGGCGCTCAACGAAGGAGGACGGCCGTCAATCTGGGAGATCCTCCGGCAGCGGAATTTCTGGGGGATCGCGATCCCGCGTTTTCTAGCCGATCCCACGTGGGGCACGTTGTCGTTCTGGCTGCCGCTGTATCTGGCGAGCGAGCGCCATTGGGAGCTCAAAAAGATCGCGCTGTTTTCGTGGCTGCCGTTCCTGGCGGCTGATTTCGGCTGCATTTTTGGAGGACTGGTGGCCGCGACGCTGCAGAAGTATATGGGCGTATCGCTGATTAACGCGCGGCGACTTGCGTTTTCGGTGGGGGTGGTTCTGATGGTCAGTGTCGCGTTTGCAGGCCGGGTCAATGACCCGTATGTGGCGATCATGCTATTCAGCCTGGCCGGATTTGCCCATCAGACGCTCTCGGTGACGGTTATCACGATGTCATCAGACCTTTTCCGGCGGAGCGAGGTCGCGACCGTGGCCGGCATGGCTGGAACGATGGGCAACGCAGGCGTGCTGATCTTTACGTTGACCGTGGGAGCGCTGGTAACCCGAATCGGCTATTCGCCGTTCTTCGTATGCCTGAGCATCCTGGACATCATCGGCGCAATCGTCTTGTGGACCGTTGTGCGTGAGAGGAAGACCACGTGA
- a CDS encoding MFS transporter, which translates to MDESRLVTGQLPATATAESETDQLIRKVLRRIIPLCILLFLLNYIDRANIAIAKSSMIATVRGFTDNVYAIGVAVFFIPYCLFEVPSNLIQQRVGARRWIARIMITWGMVSTCFMFTSGPWAYYILRALLGLAEAGFFPGVLLYLSYWVPHRHRAGASALFFLSQAIAQVLINTLGGSLLAAADYFHLPGHAWQWLFFLEGVPSIMVGVIVLFYLTDKPEDAHWLSSVERSRLIDIMAREKREVAGHSASDFRQALASRSTWALSLIYSLMIWAYFPANFFTPDILKDALVQGHIIAVAAPGNAAPAMPPTPEYVVSLYVGLLSAIPFGAAALTMLAIARHSDRCNERKFHAAGACGLMAVGLALAAVAPRLAGGVTGTLLTVAGLSMTAIGWFAAFAVFWAIPPQLLTGTAIAASLAIINAIGNLMGNFLSPNLRVWLSLNRPTFLLVAAGCGLLAAVLMPLLRLPKRA; encoded by the coding sequence GTGGACGAGTCGCGGCTAGTTACGGGACAACTGCCAGCCACGGCCACGGCAGAGAGCGAAACGGATCAGTTGATCCGCAAGGTGCTGCGGCGGATCATTCCGTTGTGCATCCTGCTTTTCCTGCTCAACTACATCGATCGGGCCAATATCGCGATCGCCAAATCGTCGATGATCGCGACGGTGCGGGGATTTACAGACAACGTGTACGCCATCGGCGTGGCCGTCTTCTTCATTCCGTATTGCCTCTTTGAGGTGCCATCGAACCTTATCCAGCAGCGCGTGGGTGCACGGCGGTGGATCGCCCGGATCATGATCACCTGGGGCATGGTCTCGACATGCTTCATGTTTACGAGCGGGCCGTGGGCCTACTACATCCTGCGGGCCTTGCTGGGGCTGGCGGAGGCGGGCTTCTTTCCGGGCGTGCTGCTGTATCTTTCATACTGGGTTCCGCATCGCCATCGGGCAGGGGCGTCGGCGCTGTTTTTCCTTTCGCAGGCCATCGCCCAGGTGCTGATAAACACGCTTGGCGGGAGCCTCCTGGCTGCGGCCGATTACTTCCATCTTCCGGGGCATGCGTGGCAGTGGCTCTTCTTCCTGGAAGGGGTGCCGTCGATCATGGTTGGCGTGATCGTTCTGTTCTACCTGACGGACAAGCCCGAGGATGCGCACTGGCTGTCCTCCGTGGAGCGCTCGCGGCTGATCGACATCATGGCCCGGGAGAAGCGGGAGGTGGCGGGCCACAGCGCTTCGGACTTCCGGCAGGCGCTGGCCTCGCGTTCCACCTGGGCCTTGTCGCTGATCTACAGCCTTATGATATGGGCCTATTTCCCGGCAAATTTTTTTACGCCCGACATCCTCAAGGACGCCCTGGTGCAGGGGCACATCATCGCGGTGGCGGCACCGGGGAATGCGGCGCCGGCCATGCCGCCGACGCCCGAATATGTCGTGTCGCTGTACGTGGGCCTGCTGTCGGCTATCCCCTTTGGGGCGGCGGCGCTCACGATGCTGGCCATCGCGCGCCACTCGGACCGGTGCAACGAACGCAAATTCCACGCGGCGGGGGCGTGCGGGCTGATGGCGGTCGGACTTGCCCTGGCGGCGGTGGCACCGCGCCTCGCCGGCGGGGTGACCGGAACGCTGCTCACGGTGGCGGGACTGTCCATGACTGCGATCGGCTGGTTTGCAGCGTTCGCAGTGTTCTGGGCGATTCCGCCGCAGTTGCTTACGGGAACGGCGATCGCCGCATCGCTGGCCATCATCAATGCGATTGGGAATCTCATGGGGAATTTTTTGAGTCCCAATCTGCGCGTGTGGCTGTCGCTCAACCGGCCGACATTCCTGCTGGTGGCCGCCGGATGCGGGCTGTTGGCAGCGGTCCTGATGCCGCTGCTGCGTCTGCCCAAGCGCGCATAG
- a CDS encoding transketolase family protein: MATYSNPRTAYGETLVELGKEDPRIVVLDADLCKSTMSVLFQDAFPDRFFEMGIAEANMMSMAAGLAVSGKIAFASTFAVFATGRAYDQLRQTISIGKLNVKVCGSSCGLSDFGDGSTHQSIEDVAIMSAIPNMTILTPVDAAETRLAVRAAAAHPGPVYIRVNRNPVLDVLTRDDTFKIGQHRVLREGKDILLLAHGVMVEKALAAASLLEKEGLSPKVVSISTMKPFDYEGLAKMAQGMKGVITAEEHSYIGGLASATALALRGSAVPMDYLAINDVFGESAHHPEELQAAFGLTADNIAEKARKLAAGKP; encoded by the coding sequence ATGGCAACATACAGCAATCCACGCACGGCTTATGGCGAGACTCTTGTCGAACTCGGCAAGGAGGATCCGCGCATCGTGGTCCTCGATGCCGACCTGTGCAAGTCGACGATGTCGGTACTGTTTCAGGATGCGTTCCCGGACCGCTTTTTTGAAATGGGCATCGCGGAAGCCAACATGATGTCGATGGCGGCGGGACTGGCGGTCAGCGGAAAGATCGCGTTCGCCAGCACGTTTGCGGTTTTTGCTACGGGCCGGGCGTACGATCAGCTTCGCCAGACCATATCCATCGGCAAGCTGAATGTGAAGGTGTGCGGCTCGTCTTGCGGGCTGTCGGATTTCGGCGACGGCTCGACGCACCAGTCGATCGAGGACGTGGCGATCATGAGCGCGATCCCGAACATGACGATCCTCACACCCGTCGATGCGGCCGAGACGCGCCTGGCAGTGCGCGCGGCGGCGGCGCACCCCGGACCTGTATACATCAGGGTGAACCGGAATCCCGTGCTGGACGTGCTGACCAGAGATGACACGTTCAAAATCGGCCAGCACCGCGTGCTCAGGGAGGGCAAGGACATCCTCCTGCTGGCCCATGGGGTGATGGTGGAAAAGGCGCTGGCGGCTGCTTCACTGCTGGAGAAGGAGGGCCTGAGCCCTAAGGTAGTGAGCATCTCGACGATGAAGCCGTTCGATTACGAGGGCCTTGCGAAAATGGCCCAAGGGATGAAGGGAGTGATTACGGCTGAGGAGCACAGCTATATCGGCGGCCTGGCCTCGGCGACGGCGCTGGCGCTGCGCGGCAGCGCAGTGCCTATGGACTATCTGGCAATCAATGACGTCTTCGGCGAGTCGGCGCATCATCCTGAGGAGCTTCAGGCGGCGTTCGGCCTGACAGCGGACAACATCGCAGAAAAAGCAAGGAAACTGGCTGCCGGCAAACCCTAG
- a CDS encoding glycoside hydrolase family 43 protein translates to MNITNPILRGFNPDPAILRVGDDYYIATSTFEWYPGVQIHHSKDLVHWRLLTRPLRRASQLDMRGDPDSCGIWAPCLTYADGFFHLIYTDVKRYGRASGGGTANASLRDYHNYLVTAEHIDGDWSDPIYLNSSGFDPSLFHDEDGRKYLLNMLWDHRPGRNRFAGIALQEYSPRERKLIGQRRLIFRGTPIGFTEGPHLYKRGGYYHLLVAEGGTFWGHAVTMARSRQIDGPYEVHPDTYVLTARDRPDCTLQRAGHASIVDTQDGETYMAYLCGRPLPNRGRCVLGRETAIQKMVWSADGWLRTTDGQGVPQASVPAPNLPEHRFPAPPAREDFDSPELPIDFQWLRSPYPEQLWSLSKRPGFLRLFGRETLGSQFEQALVARRQQAYCFTAATRMEFQPEHFQQAAGLILYYHATKFHYLFLTEDETIGRHLRVMSCVTDVGDSFIPPIPLPAGTGNIELRMDVDYERLIFAYRLPGQAWQALPRVFDASIVSDEAGPPILPNFTGAFAGVCCQDGAGTRRAADFDYFEYSERGYQPRPALL, encoded by the coding sequence GTGAATATCACCAATCCGATTTTGCGCGGCTTCAACCCCGATCCTGCCATCCTGCGCGTGGGCGATGACTACTATATTGCCACGTCCACTTTCGAGTGGTACCCCGGCGTGCAGATTCACCACTCCAAGGACCTGGTGCACTGGCGGCTGCTGACGCGGCCTCTGCGGCGGGCGAGCCAGTTGGACATGCGCGGCGATCCGGATTCCTGCGGCATATGGGCACCGTGCCTGACCTATGCCGACGGTTTTTTCCACCTGATCTACACGGACGTGAAACGGTATGGCCGGGCGTCGGGCGGCGGCACGGCCAACGCATCGCTGCGCGACTATCACAATTATCTGGTGACGGCCGAGCACATCGACGGCGACTGGTCGGACCCGATCTACCTGAACAGCAGCGGCTTTGATCCATCTCTGTTTCATGACGAGGATGGCCGTAAATACCTGCTTAACATGCTCTGGGACCATCGCCCGGGCCGGAATCGTTTTGCCGGCATTGCCCTGCAGGAATACTCGCCGCGCGAACGAAAACTGATCGGCCAGCGGCGGTTGATCTTCCGGGGCACGCCGATCGGCTTCACCGAGGGGCCGCATCTGTACAAGCGCGGCGGATACTATCATCTCCTGGTTGCCGAGGGCGGCACGTTTTGGGGCCATGCCGTGACCATGGCCCGGTCGCGGCAGATTGACGGGCCCTACGAAGTGCATCCTGATACCTATGTTCTGACGGCGCGCGATCGGCCCGACTGCACGTTGCAGCGCGCGGGACATGCCTCAATAGTGGATACGCAGGACGGCGAGACCTACATGGCCTATCTGTGCGGCAGGCCGCTGCCCAATCGCGGCCGCTGTGTCCTGGGACGGGAGACGGCGATCCAGAAGATGGTCTGGTCAGCGGATGGGTGGCTACGCACCACCGACGGCCAGGGCGTGCCGCAGGCCAGCGTCCCGGCGCCGAACCTACCGGAGCACCGGTTTCCTGCGCCGCCCGCCCGCGAGGACTTCGATTCGCCGGAACTGCCCATCGATTTTCAATGGCTTCGTTCGCCCTATCCCGAGCAGCTCTGGAGCCTTTCGAAACGCCCCGGCTTTCTGCGCCTCTTTGGCCGCGAGACCCTGGGCAGCCAGTTTGAGCAGGCGCTCGTGGCCCGCCGACAGCAGGCCTATTGTTTCACTGCCGCGACGCGCATGGAATTCCAGCCGGAGCATTTTCAGCAAGCCGCCGGCCTCATCCTGTATTACCACGCCACGAAGTTTCATTACCTGTTCCTGACAGAGGACGAAACGATCGGACGTCATTTGCGCGTCATGTCGTGCGTGACGGATGTGGGCGACAGTTTCATTCCGCCGATTCCGCTGCCAGCGGGCACGGGAAACATCGAGTTGCGCATGGATGTGGATTACGAGCGCCTGATTTTTGCTTACCGACTGCCCGGGCAGGCTTGGCAGGCTTTGCCGCGGGTTTTTGATGCCAGCATCGTCTCCGACGAAGCCGGTCCGCCGATCTTGCCCAACTTCACGGGGGCGTTTGCGGGTGTCTGCTGCCAGGACGGTGCAGGAACGCGCCGGGCGGCGGATTTTGACTACTTCGAGTATTCTGAACGAGGCTATCAACCCCGGCCTGCCTTGCTGTGA
- the garR gene encoding 2-hydroxy-3-oxopropionate reductase, with the protein MKIGFIGLGIMGKPMARNLLKAGHEVVCYDIIRQNVDAVTSAGAEAAGSAKAVAEQCPIIVTMLPNSPHVKEAVLGRGGVLEGAKAGTILIDMSSIAPLASQEIAKACEQKGVKMIDAPVSGGEPKAVDGTLSIMVGGDEAVFHSVKDILLKMGASAVHCGPIGAGNTTKLANQVIVACNIAAVAEAFTLARKAGVDPKRVFEAIKGGLAGSTVMNAKAPMILEGNFNPGFKIDLHIKDLNNALDTGHSVGSPMPLTAQVMEMMQTLRADGCGQNDHSGLAKYYAKISGTKIGQ; encoded by the coding sequence ATGAAAATCGGATTCATCGGACTTGGCATCATGGGCAAGCCCATGGCCAGAAACCTCCTGAAAGCCGGCCATGAGGTGGTGTGCTACGACATCATCCGGCAGAACGTCGATGCCGTGACATCGGCAGGCGCCGAGGCGGCGGGCTCGGCAAAGGCGGTGGCCGAGCAATGCCCGATCATCGTCACGATGTTGCCCAACTCCCCGCACGTGAAGGAAGCGGTGTTGGGGAGGGGCGGCGTTTTGGAGGGCGCCAAGGCGGGGACGATTCTCATCGACATGAGTTCGATCGCTCCGCTGGCGTCGCAGGAAATCGCCAAGGCATGCGAGCAGAAGGGCGTGAAGATGATTGACGCCCCGGTCAGCGGCGGTGAGCCGAAGGCCGTCGACGGCACGCTCTCCATCATGGTCGGCGGCGACGAGGCGGTGTTCCATTCGGTGAAGGACATCCTGCTGAAGATGGGCGCCAGTGCCGTGCATTGCGGCCCGATCGGAGCGGGAAACACGACCAAGCTGGCCAACCAGGTAATCGTGGCGTGCAACATTGCGGCGGTGGCCGAAGCGTTCACGCTGGCCAGGAAGGCAGGTGTCGATCCGAAGCGGGTTTTCGAGGCAATCAAGGGCGGCCTGGCGGGTTCAACCGTGATGAATGCGAAGGCGCCGATGATCCTGGAAGGCAACTTTAACCCCGGCTTCAAGATCGACCTGCACATCAAGGATTTGAACAACGCGCTGGACACCGGGCACAGCGTCGGCTCGCCCATGCCGCTGACGGCCCAGGTGATGGAGATGATGCAGACGCTCCGCGCCGACGGCTGCGGCCAGAACGACCACAGCGGGCTGGCGAAATACTACGCGAAAATTTCCGGCACGAAGATCGGCCAATAG